The Corynebacterium auriscanis genome includes the window ATGACTGACAGCAACACCCTTAGGCTTGCCCGTCGAACCGGAGGTAAAGATGATCCACGCATCTGTATCCAGCGCGGGGCCAAAATCCTCGGGGTTTTCGCCCTCTTTAAAGGTCGTTGCTTCGGCGGGGTTGGCGTGGGTTTTTTCTTCCGACGCCACCGCGTTCAGCATCACCAGTCCCTCAGCGGTGTACATCGCTTGGACCTGGGCCTCGCCGAATACGAGCGTAGCGCGCTCTTCGGGGTCGTCCGCATCAACGGGGACATAAGCCGCGCCGGCGGCCATCGTGGACAGGATTGCGATGTACAAGGCGCGGTCACCTGAAGGCATGCGGATGCCGATGCGGTCACCGCGACGGATGCCCTTGCTATAGAGCCATTGGGCGGTTTCGGTGATTTCTTGCAGTAGTTCTGCGTACGTGACAACGCCCCGGCCATCGTCAATGGCGGGGGCTTCTGGGAATTCCGAAGCCGTCGCACGGATGATGTCAATCAACGTGCGAGGCTCCGGTGCCTCGTGTGAACGGAGGTACCGGGCGGGGATGCTCACTGTGTGGAACCTTTGTACGTGGGGGCGGGTTAGTTACCTTCGCTGGAAATGATGGCTTGCGCGAGCTTGTGGAGGTGCTTGAGCTGCTTGGATGTGGATTCATCCAAGGCGGCATCCTCGGCTTTGGTGACTAAGGGGCGCAGGGCATCGTGTGCCTTTACGCCTTTTTTGGTGATGGAGATAATTTGGCGACGACGATCCTTGGGGTCCTTAACGCGCTTGGCTAGATTCCGCTTTTCCAAGGAATCCACCAAACGGACCATGTCGGAGCGGTCCACGCCAAGGATTTCACCCAACGTGGCCTGGCTGGCGGCATCCCCTGCAACAAGGCAGGTTAAAACCCAGTATTCACGTAGGTTGTAACCCTCATCAGCGAGTGCGGTTTCCACGAATTCGCGGGTGCGACGGCGCAGGCGCTCAAGCTGGAAGGAGGGGGAGGAGAGCAGGTCTGCAGGTAGATCGACGGATTGAGCCATAGGAGTGATAATACAACCTATTATGGGCTAGGTCTAATTGTGGGCATTGCCCACTATTTGAATGCCATCCGTGCATGACTGAGCGGAGCAACTCAATGACTTCGCTGCCTGCAGGGTGTGAATGCCATCCGTGCATGACTGAGCAAAGGGTCTATGGCGGGGATAGCTTCACAACTGAGTTCCGTCGCCACAGATTCTGGGTACCTGGCGGTGGGCGCCCCCCGGCAACGATTCCTTCACACGTCAGCGCATCCAGCAGGCAGCCCCTATTGGCTTTGGGGTTGGGCACCCCGTAGGCATAGGGGGTGGTTAACGGTTGTCTTCAATGGGCAGGCCGGCATCGCGCCA containing:
- a CDS encoding MarR family winged helix-turn-helix transcriptional regulator; this encodes MAQSVDLPADLLSSPSFQLERLRRRTREFVETALADEGYNLREYWVLTCLVAGDAASQATLGEILGVDRSDMVRLVDSLEKRNLAKRVKDPKDRRRQIISITKKGVKAHDALRPLVTKAEDAALDESTSKQLKHLHKLAQAIISSEGN